One Ricinus communis isolate WT05 ecotype wild-type chromosome 1, ASM1957865v1, whole genome shotgun sequence DNA window includes the following coding sequences:
- the LOC8287052 gene encoding LRR receptor-like serine/threonine-protein kinase GSO1 isoform X2 → MVCKLLWLVLLFTIATVGEAKQSAGKACNRNDLKGLISFKAGIHVDTSGRLAKWVGRSCCNWEGVTCDNTTGRVTAILLAGFISTDDFILQSEMKGWLSPSITLLSFLEVIDLGGLINLAGTIPPAIGFRLPRLRKLYLYGNKLSGSVPHSIGQIPDRIGEMQALEKLDLSNNLLRGKIPISLTGLNAISELYLDTNCLEGAIPFPSSSGQMSSLGFLKLNDNNLTGTIPANFGYLVSLQRVSLANNKLAGVIPSSLGNLSALTELYLNGNLLSGQIPKSISLLSRLILLSISHNFIQGPFPCEFSSLQNLQTLDLSFNHLDLVSFPKCLAEMPSLSRIYLAGCGIHGEIPAFLQTTPSPIQELDLSTNHLTGSLPPWLGSLTQLYSLNLSRNFLVSSIPDSVTNLQHLGVLDLHSNKITGPISKIFEICSAFSDGSLTYIDLSDNIFSGGIQQIGVGGQVGIQYLNLSRNILEGEVRTSIGRMKSLQTLDLSCNKFGFTLPEALANVSSLERLKLQKNHFTGKIPVGFLKLRKLKELNLSDNLLVGEIPIGKPLSEFPWSSFSGNKGLCGKPLTPCKVRGYKSLINL, encoded by the exons ATGGTTTGTAAGCTGTTATGgcttgttcttttatttaccATTGCAACAGTTGGAGAAGCAAAACAAAGTGCTGGTAAAGCATGCAATCGCAATGACCTCAAGGGTCTAATTAGTTTCAAGGCTGGAATCCATGTTGATACTTCAGGCAGATTGGCAAAGTGGGTTGGTCGTAGTTGTTGCAATTGGGAAGGCGTAACTTGCGATAATACGACCGGCAGAGTGACAGCAATCCTTCTTGCAGGATTCATTTCCACAGATGATTTTATATTACAGTCCGAAATGAAAGGCTGGTTGTCTCCCTCTATTACACTTCTCAGCTTTCTTGAGGTCATTGATCTTGGCGGCCTAATAAACCTGGCCGGAACTATTCCACCAGCAATTGGATTTCGCCTGCCAAGGCTCCGAAAGCTATATTTATATGGCAACAAGCTCAGTGGATCAGTACCACATAGTATCG GTCAAATACCAGACAGGATTGGTGAAATGCAGGCATTGGAAAAACTTGATCTTTCCAACAATCTATTGAGAGGGAAAATTCCAATTTCATTAACAGGTTTGAATGCCATTTCAGAATTGTACTTGGATACAAATTGTCTTGAGGGAGCGATCCCATTTCCATCAAGTTCCGGCCAAATGTCTTCTCTTGGCTTCCTTAAACTGAATGATAACAATCTAACTGGAACCATACCTGCGAACTTTGGCTATCTGGTTTCTCTTCAAAGAGTTTCCCTAGCAAATAACAAGCTTGCCGGAGTTATTCCTTCCAGCTTGGGTAATCTATCAGCTTTAACAGAGTTGTATCTAAACGGCAATCTGCTATCTGGCCAGATACCGAAATCTATCAGTCTACTCTCTCGTCTAATACTCTTAAGCATAtctcataattttattcaagGGCCATTTCCTTGTGAGTTCTCTTCCCTCCAAAATCTCCAAACTCTAGATTTGTCCTTCAACCACTTGGACCTTGTCTCGTTCCCAAAGTGTTTAGCAGAAATGCCATCACTTTCCAGGATATACTTGGCTGGATGTGGAATTCACGGAGAAATTCCAGCTTTTCTGCAAACAACTCCAAGTCCAATACAGGAATTGGACTTGTCAACTAACCATCTCACTGGAAGCTTGCCACCATGGCTGGGAAGCCTGACTCAGCTCTACTCTTTGAATCTCTCAAGAAACTTTCTTGTTTCAAGTATCCCCGATTCAGTTACGAACTTGCAGCATTTGGGTGTGCTAGATCTGCACTCAAACAAGATAACTGGGCCCATAAGTAAAATTTTTGAGATATGTTCCGCATTTTCTGATGGCTCATTGACATATATTGACCTTTCTGATAACATATTCTCGGGTGGAATTCAACAAATTGGAGTAGGAGGCCAAGTTGGGATACAGTATCTTAACTTGTCACGCAATATCCTGGAAGGGGAGGTGCGAACTTCAATAGGGAGAATGAAATCGTTGCAGACTTTGGATTTAAGTTGCAATAAGTTCGGTTTCACTTTGCCAGAGGCTTTAGCGAACGTGAGCTCATTAGAAAGGCTGAAACTGCAAAAAAATCATTTCACAGGCAAGATACCAGTTGGATTTCTGAAGCTAAGAAAGCTGAAGGAACTAAATTTATCGGACAATCTTCTGGTAGGGGAAATTCCCATTGGTAAACCTTTAAGTGAGTTTCCATGGAGCTCTTTTTCTGGAAACAAAGGTTTATGTGGGAAGCCCCTCACTCCTTGTAAAGTTCGAGGCTATAAATCCTTGATAAACTTATAG
- the LOC8287052 gene encoding LRR receptor-like serine/threonine-protein kinase FLS2 isoform X1, whose protein sequence is MVCKLLWLVLLFTIATVGEAKQSAGKACNRNDLKGLISFKAGIHVDTSGRLAKWVGRSCCNWEGVTCDNTTGRVTAILLAGFISTDDFILQSEMKGWLSPSITLLSFLEVIDLGGLINLAGTIPPAIGFRLPRLRKLYLYGNKLSGSVPHSIGKLSKLEELHLHENRFSGFLPSSLGNLKNLNQLLLHSNRFTGVIPDSLTNLTNLMQLDLHSNAITGQIPDRIGEMQALEKLDLSNNLLRGKIPISLTGLNAISELYLDTNCLEGAIPFPSSSGQMSSLGFLKLNDNNLTGTIPANFGYLVSLQRVSLANNKLAGVIPSSLGNLSALTELYLNGNLLSGQIPKSISLLSRLILLSISHNFIQGPFPCEFSSLQNLQTLDLSFNHLDLVSFPKCLAEMPSLSRIYLAGCGIHGEIPAFLQTTPSPIQELDLSTNHLTGSLPPWLGSLTQLYSLNLSRNFLVSSIPDSVTNLQHLGVLDLHSNKITGPISKIFEICSAFSDGSLTYIDLSDNIFSGGIQQIGVGGQVGIQYLNLSRNILEGEVRTSIGRMKSLQTLDLSCNKFGFTLPEALANVSSLERLKLQKNHFTGKIPVGFLKLRKLKELNLSDNLLVGEIPIGKPLSEFPWSSFSGNKGLCGKPLTPCKVRGYKSLINL, encoded by the coding sequence ATGGTTTGTAAGCTGTTATGgcttgttcttttatttaccATTGCAACAGTTGGAGAAGCAAAACAAAGTGCTGGTAAAGCATGCAATCGCAATGACCTCAAGGGTCTAATTAGTTTCAAGGCTGGAATCCATGTTGATACTTCAGGCAGATTGGCAAAGTGGGTTGGTCGTAGTTGTTGCAATTGGGAAGGCGTAACTTGCGATAATACGACCGGCAGAGTGACAGCAATCCTTCTTGCAGGATTCATTTCCACAGATGATTTTATATTACAGTCCGAAATGAAAGGCTGGTTGTCTCCCTCTATTACACTTCTCAGCTTTCTTGAGGTCATTGATCTTGGCGGCCTAATAAACCTGGCCGGAACTATTCCACCAGCAATTGGATTTCGCCTGCCAAGGCTCCGAAAGCTATATTTATATGGCAACAAGCTCAGTGGATCAGTACCACATAGTATCGGTAAGCTGTCAAAACTTGAAGAACTTCATCTGCATGAGAATAGATTCTCTGGTTTTCTCCCTTCAAGCTTAGGCAATCTTAAGAATTTGAATCAACTGCTACTGCATTCAAATCGTTTTACTGGTGTTATACCTGATTCTCTTACAAACTTGACAAATCTGATGCAATTGGATCTTCACAGCAATGCTATAACAGGTCAAATACCAGACAGGATTGGTGAAATGCAGGCATTGGAAAAACTTGATCTTTCCAACAATCTATTGAGAGGGAAAATTCCAATTTCATTAACAGGTTTGAATGCCATTTCAGAATTGTACTTGGATACAAATTGTCTTGAGGGAGCGATCCCATTTCCATCAAGTTCCGGCCAAATGTCTTCTCTTGGCTTCCTTAAACTGAATGATAACAATCTAACTGGAACCATACCTGCGAACTTTGGCTATCTGGTTTCTCTTCAAAGAGTTTCCCTAGCAAATAACAAGCTTGCCGGAGTTATTCCTTCCAGCTTGGGTAATCTATCAGCTTTAACAGAGTTGTATCTAAACGGCAATCTGCTATCTGGCCAGATACCGAAATCTATCAGTCTACTCTCTCGTCTAATACTCTTAAGCATAtctcataattttattcaagGGCCATTTCCTTGTGAGTTCTCTTCCCTCCAAAATCTCCAAACTCTAGATTTGTCCTTCAACCACTTGGACCTTGTCTCGTTCCCAAAGTGTTTAGCAGAAATGCCATCACTTTCCAGGATATACTTGGCTGGATGTGGAATTCACGGAGAAATTCCAGCTTTTCTGCAAACAACTCCAAGTCCAATACAGGAATTGGACTTGTCAACTAACCATCTCACTGGAAGCTTGCCACCATGGCTGGGAAGCCTGACTCAGCTCTACTCTTTGAATCTCTCAAGAAACTTTCTTGTTTCAAGTATCCCCGATTCAGTTACGAACTTGCAGCATTTGGGTGTGCTAGATCTGCACTCAAACAAGATAACTGGGCCCATAAGTAAAATTTTTGAGATATGTTCCGCATTTTCTGATGGCTCATTGACATATATTGACCTTTCTGATAACATATTCTCGGGTGGAATTCAACAAATTGGAGTAGGAGGCCAAGTTGGGATACAGTATCTTAACTTGTCACGCAATATCCTGGAAGGGGAGGTGCGAACTTCAATAGGGAGAATGAAATCGTTGCAGACTTTGGATTTAAGTTGCAATAAGTTCGGTTTCACTTTGCCAGAGGCTTTAGCGAACGTGAGCTCATTAGAAAGGCTGAAACTGCAAAAAAATCATTTCACAGGCAAGATACCAGTTGGATTTCTGAAGCTAAGAAAGCTGAAGGAACTAAATTTATCGGACAATCTTCTGGTAGGGGAAATTCCCATTGGTAAACCTTTAAGTGAGTTTCCATGGAGCTCTTTTTCTGGAAACAAAGGTTTATGTGGGAAGCCCCTCACTCCTTGTAAAGTTCGAGGCTATAAATCCTTGATAAACTTATAG
- the LOC8287053 gene encoding uncharacterized protein LOC8287053, which translates to MGGCVSTPEGCVGGRLRSSKKKTRKKKKGIRRRVSSRLSDHGSLDRPSSAVPPAAAPPDHLSSFSNPTFQGSIEDAWFDSVAIFESDCEEDYESVPDDLLSLNGSDGLPQSAFSRDTNHGNRTSNIQHTSSSDQMKKAGDLSAGNSARNSVSEASVSKFDGPSNEAKQPVFLDEIASSADENAGKEEGLLENCGILPGNCLPCLASTVSQVEKRRSLSSSPPSARKKAALKLSFKWKEGHANNSLFSSKPILQRPIAGSQVPFCPMDKKMLDCWSHIEPGSFKVRGQNYLRDKKKEFAPAHAAYYPFGVDVFLSPRKIDHIARFVELPVINSSGKLPTILVVNVQIPLYTAALFQSEVDGEGMNFVLYFKLSESYSKELPAHFQESIRRIIDDEVEKVKGFPVDTIVPYRERLKILGRVVNVDDLHLSSAERKLMQAYNEKPVLSRPQHEFYLGENYFEIDIDMHRFSYISRKGFEAFLDRLKICILDVGLTIQGNKAEELPEQILCCVRLNGIDYMNYHQLGLNQDPFDALSA; encoded by the exons ATGGGGGGTTGTGTTTCAACGCCAGAAGGATGTGTAGGTGGTAGATTAAGGTCTTCcaagaagaaaacaagaaaaaagaagaaagggatCAGAAGAAGAGTTTCATCAAGATTATCTGATCATGGATCCCTTGATAGACCTTCTTCTGCTGTTCCTCCTGCTGCTGCTCCACCTGATCATCTCTCCTCCTTCTCTAACCCCACTTTTCAAG GAAGTATAGAGGACGCCTGGTTCGACTCAGTTGCAATATTTGAATCTGATTGTGAAGAAGATTATGAAAGTGTTCCCGATG ATTTGTTATCTTTAAATGGCTCTGATGGCCTACCACAGTCTGCATTTAGCAGAGACACAAATCATGGAAACCGCACTAGCAATATCCAACATACATCTTCAAGTGATCAGATGAAGAAGGCAGGAGATCTTTCAGCAGGAAACTCTGCTCGGAACTCTGTCAGCGAGGCTTCCGTTTCAAAATTTGACGGACCTTCAAATGAAGCCAAGCAACCTGTGTTTCTTGATGAAATTGCATCCTCTGCAGATGAAAATGCTGGTAAGGAGGAAGGACTATTAGAGAATTGTGGAATTCTTCCAGGAAACTGTTTGCCTTGCCTTGCTTCAACTGTTTCACAAGTTGAAAAGAGAAGATCATTAAGCTCTAGTCCACCAAGTGCAAGGAAAAAGGCTGCCCTGAAACTCTCATTCAAATGGAAAGAAGGGCATGCAAATAATTCTCTTT TTTCATCAAAGCCAATTCTGCAGAGACCAATAGCTGGTTCCCAAGTACCATTTTGCCCGATGGATAAGAAAATGCTCGATTGTTGGTCACATATAGAGCCAGGTAGTTTCAAAGTTCGGGGACAGAATTATTTGAG GGACAAGAAGAAGGAGTTTGCTCCTGCTCATGCTGCATATTATCCATTTGGGGTTGATGTATTCTTATCTCCTCGAAAAATTGATCATATTGCTCGATTTGTTGAGCTCCCCGTAATAAATTCTTCTGGGAAGCTCCCCACTATTCTTGTTGTAAATGTTCAG ATTCCATTATATACTGCTGCACTTTTCCAGAGTGAAGTTGATGGAGAAGGAAtgaattttgttttgtattttaaGCTTTCTGAGAGTTACTCAAAAGAGCTCCCAGCCCACTTTCAAGAAAGTATTAGG CGGATAATTGACGATGAAGTTGAAAAAGTCAAGGGATTCCCTGTAGATACAATTGTACCCTATCGAGAAAGACTCAAGATATTGGGTCGAGTTGTAAACGTAGATGATCTTCATTTAAGTTCTGCAGAGAGAAAGCTTATGCAAGCTTACAATGAAAAACCTGTTCTTTCGCGTCCTCAGCATGAGTTTTATTTA GGGGAAAACTACTTCGAGATTGACATAGACATGCATAGGTTCAGTTACATCTCTAGGAAAGGTTTTGAAGCATTTCTAGACAGACTCAAAATTTGTATCCTGGATGTTGGCCTCACTATACAG GGGAACAAAGCTGAAGAGTTGCCAGAGCAGATATTGTGTTGTGTAAGGTTAAATGGAATTGATTACATGAATTACCATCAACTAGGGTTAAATCAAGACCCTTTTGATGCACTAAGTGCTTAA